The following proteins are encoded in a genomic region of Ostrea edulis chromosome 7, xbOstEdul1.1, whole genome shotgun sequence:
- the LOC125653509 gene encoding peroxisome assembly protein 26-like isoform X2 translates to MASKEVPLPTENYQTGFPLVQSTLKQYLDGATAALLFKNFDACIEHCEYGLSRVKLCSEQDNFSPKEYTEQLCVLAVQAHAERNTWQEVLPFVQKVYGDIEHSPAAVVQLCLLLYAKLQDYPQCQALANIWLRNQDNYVDPAYPQIVDIYVQHAMFPRKLHSLVPAFLDTCHGLDVSQKQQMIQDYATCIEKELKSGSEDVTQSSDETVVRETAKGEPEGVWAFIRKLSILLFQKIRPYSLSAIVSVAVIILAFLSLRFNKGFKVQPYCCGKE, encoded by the exons ATGGCGTCTAAAGAAGTACCTCTTCCCACAGAAAATTATCAAACAGGCTTTCCATTGGTACAGTCCACACTCAAGCAATATTTAGATGGTGCGACAGCTGCattactgttcaaaaacttCGATGCATGCATTGAACATTGTGAATACGGTTTGAGCCGTGTAAAGTTGTGCTCGGAACAGGATAATTTCAG TCCAAAGGAGTACACAGAACAGCTGTGTGTTTTGGCCGTCCAGGCACATGCTGAGAGAAACACGTGGCAGGAGGTTCTCCCATTTGTCCAGAAAGTGTACGGTGATATCGAGCATTCCCCAGCAGCTGTTGTACAGCTATG TTTGCTGCTGTATGCTAAACTTCAAGATTACCCACAATGCCAGGCTCTAGCCAACATCTGGCTCCGTAACCAGGACAACTACGTTGACCCTGCATACCCACAAATtgttgatatatatgtacagcaTGCAATGTTTCCACGGAAACTGCACAGTTTAGTCCCAGCATTTCTAGATACCTGCCATGGATTGGATGTCTCACAGAAACAACAAATGATACAG GATTATGCAACTTGCATTGAAAAAGAATTGAAGAGTGGCAGTGAAGATGTTACACAGTCTTCGGACGAAACAGTGGTCAGAGAAACTGCTAAAG GTGAGCCTGAGGGAGTGTGGGCCTTCATCAGAAAACTGAGCATCTTACTCTTCCAGAAGATCCGGCCCTACAGTCTGTCAGCCATTGTCTCTGTAGCAGTCATCATCCTCGCATTCCTGTCTCTCAGATTTAATAAAG GATTCAAAGTGCAGCCCTACTGCTGTGGCAAAGAATAG
- the LOC125653509 gene encoding peroxisome assembly protein 26-like isoform X1, with product MASKEVPLPTENYQTGFPLVQSTLKQYLDGATAALLFKNFDACIEHCEYGLSRVKLCSEQDNFSPKEYTEQLCVLAVQAHAERNTWQEVLPFVQKVYGDIEHSPAAVVQLCLLLYAKLQDYPQCQALANIWLRNQDNYVDPAYPQIVDIYVQHAMFPRKLHSLVPAFLDTCHGLDVSQKQQMIQDYATCIEKELKSGSEDVTQSSDETVVRETAKGEPEGVWAFIRKLSILLFQKIRPYSLSAIVSVAVIILAFLSLRFNKGILSRIQSAALLLWQRIV from the exons ATGGCGTCTAAAGAAGTACCTCTTCCCACAGAAAATTATCAAACAGGCTTTCCATTGGTACAGTCCACACTCAAGCAATATTTAGATGGTGCGACAGCTGCattactgttcaaaaacttCGATGCATGCATTGAACATTGTGAATACGGTTTGAGCCGTGTAAAGTTGTGCTCGGAACAGGATAATTTCAG TCCAAAGGAGTACACAGAACAGCTGTGTGTTTTGGCCGTCCAGGCACATGCTGAGAGAAACACGTGGCAGGAGGTTCTCCCATTTGTCCAGAAAGTGTACGGTGATATCGAGCATTCCCCAGCAGCTGTTGTACAGCTATG TTTGCTGCTGTATGCTAAACTTCAAGATTACCCACAATGCCAGGCTCTAGCCAACATCTGGCTCCGTAACCAGGACAACTACGTTGACCCTGCATACCCACAAATtgttgatatatatgtacagcaTGCAATGTTTCCACGGAAACTGCACAGTTTAGTCCCAGCATTTCTAGATACCTGCCATGGATTGGATGTCTCACAGAAACAACAAATGATACAG GATTATGCAACTTGCATTGAAAAAGAATTGAAGAGTGGCAGTGAAGATGTTACACAGTCTTCGGACGAAACAGTGGTCAGAGAAACTGCTAAAG GTGAGCCTGAGGGAGTGTGGGCCTTCATCAGAAAACTGAGCATCTTACTCTTCCAGAAGATCCGGCCCTACAGTCTGTCAGCCATTGTCTCTGTAGCAGTCATCATCCTCGCATTCCTGTCTCTCAGATTTAATAAAG GAATTCTTTCCAGGATTCAAAGTGCAGCCCTACTGCTGTGGCAAAGAATAGTCTGA